A single genomic interval of Lucilia cuprina isolate Lc7/37 chromosome 2, ASM2204524v1, whole genome shotgun sequence harbors:
- the LOC111682264 gene encoding active regulator of SIRT1-like, whose amino-acid sequence MSLKLLKQSVDIIEEDLKHTKTKKGKQTSNTNNKKQKTLNNAISEEHFTKKHKKNIQDVKQELKSSNKKAEENMKRLLALSMNTVKIKDAEKIVQRAHKGRYIEKIIPEVEQESIFTEEDFRKFEEEYFNS is encoded by the exons atgtctttaaaattattaaaacaaagtgTCGATATAATTGAAGAAGATCTTAAACACACAAAGACTAAAAAag GTAAACAAACATCGAATACTaacaacaaaaagcaaaaaacctTAAACAATGCCATTTCGGAGGAACATTTCACGAAGAAGCATAAAAAGAACATACAAGATGTTAAACAAGAACTAAAGTCTTCCAATAAAAAAGCAGAGGAAAATATGAAAAGACTTTTGGCGTTGTCTATGAATACGGTTAAAATTAAAGATGCTGAAAAG ATTGTGCAGCGAGCTCATAAAGGacgttatatagaaaaaattatacctGAAGTTGAGCAGGAGTCTATATTCACCGAAGAAGACTTTCGTAAATTCGAAGAAGAATATTTTAAttcatag